The following coding sequences are from one Archocentrus centrarchus isolate MPI-CPG fArcCen1 chromosome 4, fArcCen1, whole genome shotgun sequence window:
- the tm4sf4 gene encoding transmembrane 4 L6 family member 4, translating to MCSGGFAKCLGISLMPLSIVCVLCNILLFFPGGKPEDSEHITEQVWYFGGILGSGVLMIFPALVFLGLKNNDCCGCCGNESCGRRFAMLSSILFAGVGVLGAGYSVIVSAVAINHGPKCLFEEGNTTDWGYPFSNGNYLGNSSLWEACQEPKGVVNWHLSLFSVLLVMGLIQVALCAVQVINGLLGALCGDCCGCCGGSDGAA from the exons ATGTGTTCAGGTGGATTTGCCAAATGTCTGGGGATCTCTCTGATGCCCCTGTCCATCGTGTGTGTGCTGTGCAACATCCTGCTCTTCTTCCCCGGCGGAAAGCCGGAGGACAGCGAACACATTACAGAACAGGTCTGGTACTTTGGAGGCATTCTGGGATCTGGAGTGCTG ATGATCTTCCCAGCTCTGGTGTTCCTGGGTCTGAAAAACAATGACTGCTGCGGTTGCTGCGGCAATGAAAGCTGTGGGCGAAGATTTGCG ATGTTGAGTTCCATACTGTTTGCAGGTGTTGGTGTTTTAGGTGCCGGTTACTCAGTTATAGTTTCTGCAGTGGCCATCAACCATGGACCTAAATGTCTCTTTGAAGAAGGCAACACAACGGACTGGGGCTATCCCTTCTCTAATGG AAACTACCTGGGCAACTCATCTTTGTGGGAAGCATGTCAAGAGCCAAAAGGTGTGGTGAACTGGCATCTgtctctgttctctgtgctgCTGGTCATGGGTCTAATCCAGGTGGCGCTGTGTGCTGTGCAGGTGATAAATGGCCTGCTGGGAGCTCTGTGTGGGGactgctgtggctgctgtggagGG AGCGATGGTGCCGCCTGA
- the LOC115779206 gene encoding transmembrane protein 69-like: MLSVIFRRSSFATQKVLYWAGPVQRCWTSVLTGASGGGSVSSSWASSASLWSRERGTGHVKPLTVFSFQKTELFQRTQIHDAAFLGRSRHFHSSAVRLKKRAQPEPPPRELDLLRYDMKDLWKGPKPALYLGFAGLIPFISPTLFMAVTESYYPELAYAQLAYAASIVSFLGGARWGFALPESSPARPDWINLANSVVPSLLAWVTMLMSDSIVPAATMIIVGLGISLHYDLSLLPTYPSWFKALRAVLTAVAFFSLVGTLVMNGSYPEKNIFRD, from the exons ATGCTTTCTGTTATATTTAGAAGAAGCAGCTTTGCAACCCAGAAG GTTTTATACTGGGCAGGTCCTGTGCAAAGATGCTGGACATCAGTCCTGACTGGGGCCTCTGGTGGTGGATCTGTGTCCTCCAGCTGGGCTTCATCGGCCAGTCTCTGGTCTAGAGAAAGGGGCACAGGACACGTAAAACCTCTTACTGTGTTTAGCTTTCAGAAGACTGAGCTCTTCCAGAGAACCCAGATCCATGATGCTGCTTTTTTGGGGAGGAGCCGACACTTCCACTCTTCTGCTGTGAGGTTGAAGAAGCGAGCACAGCCTGAACCACCTCCTAGAGAGTTAGATCTGTTGCGCTATGACATGAAGGACTTGTGGAAAGGTCCCAAACCTGCCCTATACCTGGGGTTTGCAGGGCTTATCCCCTTCATCTCACCCACTCTGTTTATGGCTGTGACTGAGAGCTACTACCCAGAGTTAGCTTATGCTCAGCTAGCCTACGCTGCCTCCATTGTATCTTTTCTGGGTGGAGCGCGATGGGGATTTGCTCTTCCCGAAAGCAGCCCAGCCAGACCTGACTGGATAAACCTGGCCAACAGCGTGGTCCCCTCCCTCTTAGCCTGGGTGACCATGCTGATGAGCGACAGCATCGTTCCTGCTGCCACCATGATTATCGTGGGACTTGGAATCTCACTGCATTATGATCTGTCTCTGCTTCCCACTTACCCCAGCTGGTTTAAAGCCCTACGTGCTGTCCTGACCGCTGTTGCGTTTTTTTCTCTTGTAGGCACCCTTGTAATGAATGGTTCTTACCcagaaaagaacattttcagagaTTGA
- the LOC115778986 gene encoding calcium-binding mitochondrial carrier protein SCaMC-1-like has translation MMYQSVKKLFFTDCHCADDASKAYEELFARLDADKDGKVDVSELKAGLAAMGIKSEEGALQKIISAGDQNKDEGLDFSEFSKYLKEHEKKLRLTFKKLDKNKDGQIDIMEIKQSLADLGLEISKEHAEKILQSIDADGTMTVDWNEWREHFLFNPATNLQEIIRYWKHTTVLDIGDSLTIPDEFTEEEKTTGLWWKQLTAGAVAGAVSRTGTAPLDRMKVFMQVHASKSNKISLVGGFKQMLKEGGMTSLWRGNGINVMKIAPETAIKFMVYEQYKKLLSSEPGKVKTHERFMAGSLAGATAQTAIYPMEVMKTRMTLRKTGQYSGMFDCAKKVLKNEGVKAFYKGYIPNILGIIPYAGIDLAVYESLKNFWLSRYAKDTANPGVLVLLGCGTISSTCGQLASYPLALIRTRMQAQASVEGSEQLPMSVMVKKIMEKEGFFGLYRGILPNFMKVIPAVSISYVVYEYMRSGLGIQK, from the exons ATGATGTATCAAAGCGTGAAGAAGCTCTTTTTTACGGACTGTCATTGCGCTGACGATGCGTCGAAGGCGTACGAAGAGTTGTTCGCCAGGCTGGACGCCGACAAGGATGGAAAAGTGGATGTGTCCGAGCTGAAGGCAGGCCTGGCCGCTATGGGCATCAAAAGCGAGGAAGGGGCACTTCAG AAAATCATCTCTGCTGGAGACCAAAACAAAGATGAAGGGCTTGACTTCAGCGAGTTCTCAAAGTACCTGAAAGAACATGAGAAGAAGTTGCGACTGACCTTCAAGaagttggacaaaaacaaagatg GTCAAATAGACATCATGGAGATAAAGCAGTCACTTGCTGATCTGGGGCTGGAGATCTCTAAGGAGCATGCAGAAAAAATCCTTCAAAG TATTGATGCGGATGGCACCATGACTGTGGACTGGAATGAATGGAGAGAGCATTTCCTGTTTAACCCAGCCACCAACCTGCAGGAGATCATCCGCTACTGGAAGCACACCACG GTTTTGGACATTGGTGACAGCCTCACCATCCCAGATGAGttcacagaggaggagaagacgACAGGTCTGTGGTGGAAGCAGCTGACAGCAGGGGCTGTGGCGGGCGCCGTGTCCCGTACAGGAACCGCCCCTCTGGACAGAATGAAGGTCTTCATGCAG GTGCATGCTTCCAAAAGCAACAAAATCAGCCTGGTTGGAGGCTTTAAGCAAATGTTAAAAGAAGGGGGGATGACTTCTTTGTGGAGAGGAAATGGTATTAACGTCATGAAGATTGCCCCTGAGACGGCCATAAAATTCATGGTTTATGAACAG TATAAGAAGCTGCTGTCCAGTGAACCAGGTAAGGTGAAAACCCACGAGAGGTTCATGGCAGGATCGCTGGCTGGAGCCACCGCACAAACCGCCATCTACCCCATGGAG GTGATGAAAACCCGTATGACACTGAGGAAAACCGGACAGTACTCGGGAATGTTTGACTGTGCCAAGAAAGTCCTGAAGAACGAGGGAGTGAAGGCATTTTACAAGGGCTACATTCCCAATATTCTGGGCATCATCCCCTACGCTGGGATAGATCTGGCAGTGTATGAG AGCTTGAAGAACTTCTGGTTGTCCCGCTATGCCAAAGACACTGCCAATCCAGGGGTTCTGGTGCTGCTGGGCTGCGGTACCATTTCCAGCACCTGTGGGCAGCTGGCCAGCTATCCCCTGGCTCTGATTCGAACCCGCATGCAAGCACAAG CTTCTGTTGAGGGCTCAGAGCAGCTGCCAATGAGCGTGATGGTAAAGAAGATTATGGAAAAGGAGGGCTTCTTTGGACTTTACCGTGGCATCCTGCCCAATTTCATGAAGGTCATACCGGCTGTCAGCATCAGCTACGTGGTGTATGAGTACATGCGGTCCGGACTGGGTATTCAGAAGTAG